From Mycobacteriales bacterium, a single genomic window includes:
- a CDS encoding VOC family protein, with translation DPGGTRPRLFFQLVPEPKTAKNRCHLDLQVGADKAQAEAERLVGLGASQIWITSDRGPVTYTLRDPQGNEFCVS, from the coding sequence CGATCCCGGCGGCACGCGTCCGCGGCTGTTCTTCCAGTTGGTGCCCGAACCCAAGACGGCGAAGAACCGGTGCCATCTCGATCTGCAGGTCGGCGCGGACAAGGCGCAGGCGGAGGCCGAACGTCTGGTCGGATTGGGCGCGAGTCAGATTTGGATCACCAGTGACCGGGGGCCGGTCACCTACACGTTGCGCGATCCGCAGGGCAACGAATTCTGCGTCAGCTGA